Within Deltaproteobacteria bacterium, the genomic segment ATGGATAAACAATACTTGCACCAACTGTCAGCGGCAGATACAGACCTCCTATTGCCTCAAGGAGTGTAGAAAGCGGCAGTAAAGAAAGGTGTCTGTCATTACTATCTGCCTTTGTTCTTAATATCAGTGAGTTAGTTACTGACTCTATTGCCTTCAGACGAATCATTACCCCTTTCGGACTGCCTGTTGTGCCAGATGTATAGATAATCTTTACGAGCCTGTCGCCTGATACCTTTAACTCACTTACCTGAACATCTGAACCATCTTTCAAAAGAACTTCAAGGGATTGGCTAGATATTATAGTAGGATTTATCTTTAGTGGAAAAGAGCCTTCTAATCTATTAATGAGACATGGTTCAATGATTAATATATCCAGATTTGCATCACTGATTATATGTCTTATCTGTTCCTGTGAGAAAAAGACAGGGAGCGGAACCACAACAGCGCCCTTAAGCATGAGGGCTATATCATAGATTCCCCACAATGGGCTGTTTGTCATAAATAACCCAACCCTTTTCTCTAAGACATGAGGAAGATGTTTCACCACACGCAGGATGGATTCCTTTAATGCCCTGTAAGTAAATGGTAAAATAGATTCTCTATCAGGGCTAACCGAAGACCAGTGTTCTATAGCATTCCACAACTGCACTTTAATGCCTCCTCTTTTTCATATCCTTCCACCTCTGCCAGATTCATACCCCGTATAAACATATCCTTTATCAATATACTCATATCATCAGAAAGACCCATATCTACATTTCCCAGCACATTCTCTATCTCTTTCAAACACATCTTCAGGTCTATAAAGATAACATGAGGCTGCGAATCATAATAGTTACCCCAATCAGCAGCACCCTCTTTAAGTCTATCCCTGTCAGCTTTTTTAATAGTATAAAAAGGTATTTTGAAATTAGAAAATGTATTACTGATGCTCTGGACTGCTGTGCAGACAATAAACCTCTTTCCATTCTGCGTAAGATACCCTGCGAGACCTGCCATCATCAATCTGCAGAGTCCACCCTGTAATACAGCCATTGTTCCCACCTCAACAATCTCCTCCCTTTTTATATCCTCACCTATGCACCCTGATATTTCTTCCTCAACAGGTCTGTCAAGATATTGCTCAAGAAAGAATCTGCCTGATTCATGGGTGTTTATGCCAACACAGGAGAGGACACCGTATCTATTTGATATAAGTGTTAACAGTTCTTTGCAAAAGGTATTTAGATTTGCACCGTATCTCTTTCTATAGACCCTGCGGGCGAACCCTTGCACCAGAGGCATTAACACATCTTCTTTCTTAACCATATCAAGCCTGAGTTCTTTTACACTTATATTACCCAGCCCTGTCATCAGTCTATTCTTCAATTTTATCCTCCTTGAAATTGGTCTTGCCTTTTCTAATTTCAAATCCTGTGCCAAAACTATGGAATAGATTATTAAACTTACGCAATATTATTGGTAGATAGGTTTAACTTATTGATTTACAATGTATTTTTGTGGCAAGGTTTAACTAATAGTAAAGTCAAATGTCTTGAAAAAGCAGGTTGGTTTTTGAATCTTCAGGCAGGTAAATATACAAATATTTGCATACTTATAAAAATCTTTGTATGCTATATACAGCACCCAAAAAATGTATCCCCACGCATTAATATCATCACCTCTTTTAAAGGCACTTTCTTTTCTTTCGCAATCCTTTTGCAGTCTTCATATTCAGGCTGGACATTCACTATCTTACCATCCAATTTAGACACCTTCACATTTATTTTTCCATATCTGGTAGAAACTTTTTTTATTTCTCTTGCAAGGCAATACCTGTCTACAGAATATATCCTTATGCCTATAGATGTTGTTTCTCTAAATATTATCTCAAGGAGTTTATCTTTTTTATCTTCTTCACATAGACAGTTTAAAAGCACAGCAGGTCTGTTCTTTTTCATCTGGATTGGAGTTAAAAATACATCCAATGCGCCTGCCTCAAAAAGTCTTTCCATCACATACTCATAAACCTGCGGATTCATATCATCAATGTTTGTTTCAAGCATGATAAGCCGTGAACCGTGAGCCGTAAGCCGTGAGCCGTGAACATTTTCACCTATAATTACACGCAAGATATTCGGCATTTCTTTAAAATTCTTATCCCCAACCCCATAGCCAGTCTTTAAAATATTCATCTGTGGGATTTCTCCAAAACTATGTGCAAGTGTTTTTATAATAGCAGCGCCTGTCGGCGTAGTAATCTCATCTTTCACATGAGAGGGTTGGGTTGGCACACCTTTTAATATCTCAATTGCTGCAGGTGCTGGCACAGGCATTATGCCGTGTGAAGTTTTAACCATACCGCTGCCTAATGGTATTGGCGATGAATAGACCTCCTCAATACCAAGTTCATTTATGCCAATTGCTGCACCTACTATGTCAATTATTGAATCAACAGCCCCAACCTCATGAAAATGGACATCGTCAATCTTGCAGTTATGAATCTTTGCCTCTGCCTCTGCAAGGGTCTTAAATATTTTAAGACTCAAGTCTTTTACAGGTTTTTTGAGTTTACTTTTTTCAATCAGTTTTTTTATATCAATGTATGTCCGTTTCTCCTGACACCTGACTTCTGACACCTGACACCTGAATTTTGTCCCTGTGATTGAATGCCTCTTGTCCTTTTCTGCAATCAAGGTATAATTCTTTAACGGCAGTTTTTTAAGTTCTCTTTTGAGCGCATTTATATCAAGTCCAATATCAATAAACGCACCAACAGTCATATCCCCGCTTATGCCAGAAAAGCAGTCAAAGTATGCTGTCTTCACTCTATCTATATCTCCGCATGGTGTTAATTTTTATAGTCCGCCATATTATCAATCTCACGTTCAAGAACGGAGGTGTCGGCGTTGGGGTCTTTTTGCTTGGCGGCAAGGATGTGGTCCACGAAGGTGATGAAATATATTCTCCCCAAATTACAAGTTTAACTTTTTCTTTAAATCTTTATGTCCTACCCATTTTTTATTTTTCAATTTTGTTTCTATCGCAGAATAGTAATCTATCCTATCCTCCTCAATCTCTTTCAGTTTAATATACTCCCTATAATCCAATATCACGGCTATGGGTTTATTTTCTTCTTTAATAACCTGTGTCTTAATCATTGATAAACCTCCTGTCTATGTTTGACTTCATAAATTGACATCGTATTCCCATCGTCTTCAAAGATAACCCTATAATTTCCCACCCGCAGTCTTTTCAAATCTTCATATTTGCCTTTTAAGACTTTTATATCAAAACTGCCGGATGGATTTTCCGCATATGCTTCTATTGCTTCTATTATCATCACAGCGCTTTTTCTATCACCCTTTTTAATCCTTGCAATTTGCTTTGATGATTTTTCAGAATATCTAATCTCCATATTACCCTTTCCCCTCCACAATTGCAATCTCATCTTCTGTCAAGCCATAGAGTTTATAGACCATCTGGTCATTTGTTTTTTGTATTTGCAGGCATTGGGAATATGGGAAGTTTTCCTCTATTTATCTTGCAAGTAGTCTTTGATGGTTTTTACAAAATTTACGACCTCAGGGAGCATCTCGTCCACATCTTTTTGTGTAACTTCCGACTGTTCCATATAATCGCCTTTCTGTCTGAGTTCAAATGCCCTATGCAATGTCTTTGACATGCCTTTATCAAATATCCCTGTCTTAATAAATTCCCTGTCAAACAAAGATATTGCGCCAATATGTTTTGATGTGCCAAGATGTTTCTCCTGAAGGAGAGCAAGCACAGCATAAAACATGGAATAATACAAACGGTTCATCACAGCGCGCAGACTCATTTTTTCTTTGAGAAGAACCTTTGCCTCTTCTATGGAATCATCCGCTTGTTTAAGCCTGTGTCCTATTAGCAAAAGCAATTCGTCTGTCATACAGTTACTCCTTCAGCGTAAATACTCTTAATAAAAACAGATTCACGAATCGGGCTGTTTTTTAATCTATCAAGAGTTATTGCAATCGGCATTATGACAATATCTTCAGGAAATCCGGCCTCCCATGCGCAATCGCTTATATATTTTTCTATTTCATGATCAAGATAGTCTACGACAACAAGGACATCAAGGTCTGATTCCTCGGTAGCATCGCCCCTTGCCCTTGAGCCAAAAACCCTGATTTCATGAACCTTTGCTTTCTGTGATACAAGGGATTCAAATTTCTCTATGACTCTAATATCTTTTTTATGCATTGTTTGTCTCCTATGTTTAAATCGCTTTAATTCTACCCCTTCCCCTCCACAATCGCAATTTCATCGTCTGTCAAGCCGTATAATTTATAGACCATTTCGTCAATCTGGCGTTCAAAGGCAGAGGTGTCGGCGTTAGGGTCTTTTTGCTTGGCGGCAAGGATTTGGTCAACGAGGGTGATGAAGGGCTGCATTTAGAGTTTAGATAATGTGTTGCTATGCAACAACTAATTCAACAGGCAATGGTTTATCAATTCCAACAGTCTTGCTGACATAAAGTTTTTCAATGCCAATGGTCTTTCCGCTTTTGTCTTTTTTGAGGATAATACCCTCTCCTGCCTCTTCGCATGTAACTTCATCTTCAGGATTTCCGAACCAAATATCCATAGTATCGGATTCATGGTTGTAATAGACCTTT encodes:
- a CDS encoding thermostable hemolysin, whose protein sequence is MKNRLMTGLGNISVKELRLDMVKKEDVLMPLVQGFARRVYRKRYGANLNTFCKELLTLISNRYGVLSCVGINTHESGRFFLEQYLDRPVEEEISGCIGEDIKREEIVEVGTMAVLQGGLCRLMMAGLAGYLTQNGKRFIVCTAVQSISNTFSNFKIPFYTIKKADRDRLKEGAADWGNYYDSQPHVIFIDLKMCLKEIENVLGNVDMGLSDDMSILIKDMFIRGMNLAEVEGYEKEEALKCSCGML
- the larC gene encoding nickel pincer cofactor biosynthesis protein LarC — encoded protein: MKTAYFDCFSGISGDMTVGAFIDIGLDINALKRELKKLPLKNYTLIAEKDKRHSITGTKFRCQVSEVRCQEKRTYIDIKKLIEKSKLKKPVKDLSLKIFKTLAEAEAKIHNCKIDDVHFHEVGAVDSIIDIVGAAIGINELGIEEVYSSPIPLGSGMVKTSHGIMPVPAPAAIEILKGVPTQPSHVKDEITTPTGAAIIKTLAHSFGEIPQMNILKTGYGVGDKNFKEMPNILRVIIGENVHGSRLTAHGSRLIMLETNIDDMNPQVYEYVMERLFEAGALDVFLTPIQMKKNRPAVLLNCLCEEDKKDKLLEIIFRETTSIGIRIYSVDRYCLAREIKKVSTRYGKINVKVSKLDGKIVNVQPEYEDCKRIAKEKKVPLKEVMILMRGDTFFGCCI
- a CDS encoding type II toxin-antitoxin system RelE/ParE family toxin, which produces MEIRYSEKSSKQIARIKKGDRKSAVMIIEAIEAYAENPSGSFDIKVLKGKYEDLKRLRVGNYRVIFEDDGNTMSIYEVKHRQEVYQ
- a CDS encoding HEPN domain-containing protein, coding for MTDELLLLIGHRLKQADDSIEEAKVLLKEKMSLRAVMNRLYYSMFYAVLALLQEKHLGTSKHIGAISLFDREFIKTGIFDKGMSKTLHRAFELRQKGDYMEQSEVTQKDVDEMLPEVVNFVKTIKDYLQDK
- a CDS encoding nucleotidyltransferase domain-containing protein translates to MHKKDIRVIEKFESLVSQKAKVHEIRVFGSRARGDATEESDLDVLVVVDYLDHEIEKYISDCAWEAGFPEDIVIMPIAITLDRLKNSPIRESVFIKSIYAEGVTV
- a CDS encoding DUF2283 domain-containing protein, with amino-acid sequence MDKVKVYYNHESDTMDIWFGNPEDEVTCEEAGEGIILKKDKSGKTIGIEKLYVSKTVGIDKPLPVELVVA